The Candidatus Manganitrophus noduliformans genome includes a window with the following:
- the glgP gene encoding alpha-glucan family phosphorylase, whose product MKQLLEIPQRINRLEELAYNLWWSWHPEARSLFEALDRPLWKQTNHNPVKVLQGLAKERFKEVAEDPTFLRRYDAVIKALDTDLGSRPTWFGERFPDLSSASIAYFSAEFGLHNSLPIYSGGLGLLAGDHCKEAGDLGIPLIGVGFLYPQGYFHQKIQADGWQEPIYRPLDLNAVAIRPAQFPSGQALVEVPVGPRSIYIKVWEVRVGRVRLYLMDTDVPENAPWDRELSARLYGGDQELRIRQEIVLGIGGVRLLRALGIHPTVWHCNEGHTSFQMLERIREGVAAGKRFEEAAESVRKSSIFTTHTPVPAGHDAFPAALIEKYFSNYWPMLGLDQARFWELGRHPEPWGEAFNMTVLAFHLTEGRNAVSQLHGEVSRKMWQHLWPNTDVEKVPIISITNGIHTPTWVAPEMNELYKKYLSPDWVHHHDEPTLWQRVMDVPDDLLWETRQQLKRKLLGFIRERARTSWTEDRADPIQLLAAGTLLDPEALTIGFARRFTAYKRATLLFQNLERLKKILGNRWRPVQIVFAGKAHPADEVGKRYIQQIYTLAKDSGLAGHIAFVENYDMHVAHFFIQGVDIWMNTPRAPLEASGTSGMKASLNGVPQLSIFDGWWPEGYNGSNGWTFGVKPGPSLQNLSPEMQDTSDAEELYSILENEVIPLYYRRDADGVPRGWIQTVKEAIRTVAPFFCARRMVKEYADKLYAPAARQSKE is encoded by the coding sequence ATGAAACAACTGTTAGAAATCCCGCAACGGATCAATCGCCTGGAAGAGCTTGCTTACAATCTTTGGTGGAGTTGGCATCCGGAGGCGCGGTCCCTTTTTGAGGCCCTCGATCGTCCCCTCTGGAAGCAGACCAATCACAACCCGGTGAAGGTGTTGCAAGGGTTGGCGAAGGAGCGATTCAAAGAGGTGGCCGAAGACCCGACCTTCCTTCGCCGTTATGACGCGGTGATTAAGGCGTTGGACACCGATCTCGGTTCTCGCCCGACCTGGTTTGGAGAGAGATTCCCCGATCTTTCTTCCGCTTCGATCGCCTACTTTTCGGCGGAGTTTGGACTGCATAACTCGCTGCCGATCTACTCCGGCGGGTTGGGCCTCTTGGCCGGAGACCACTGTAAGGAAGCGGGGGATCTCGGGATCCCTCTCATCGGCGTCGGCTTTCTATATCCCCAAGGTTATTTTCATCAGAAGATCCAGGCGGACGGATGGCAGGAGCCGATCTACCGACCGCTCGACCTCAACGCGGTGGCGATTCGGCCGGCCCAGTTCCCCTCCGGTCAGGCGCTCGTTGAAGTTCCTGTCGGTCCGCGAAGTATCTATATCAAAGTCTGGGAGGTTCGGGTCGGCCGTGTCCGGCTTTATTTGATGGATACCGATGTTCCGGAGAATGCCCCATGGGATCGGGAGCTTTCCGCCCGTCTTTACGGTGGGGACCAGGAGCTGCGGATCCGCCAGGAAATCGTCCTCGGCATCGGGGGGGTTCGCCTCTTGCGCGCCCTCGGCATCCATCCGACCGTCTGGCACTGCAACGAGGGACATACTTCGTTCCAGATGCTGGAGCGAATCCGCGAGGGGGTCGCCGCCGGAAAGCGCTTCGAGGAAGCGGCCGAGTCGGTCCGGAAGAGCAGCATCTTCACCACCCATACGCCGGTCCCCGCCGGACATGACGCCTTTCCCGCCGCGCTGATCGAAAAATACTTTTCAAATTATTGGCCGATGTTGGGGCTGGACCAGGCCCGCTTTTGGGAGTTGGGACGCCATCCGGAGCCGTGGGGGGAGGCGTTCAACATGACCGTTCTCGCCTTTCATCTCACAGAGGGGCGCAACGCCGTCAGCCAGCTCCATGGAGAGGTCTCGCGAAAGATGTGGCAGCATCTTTGGCCGAATACCGACGTCGAGAAGGTCCCGATCATTTCGATCACCAATGGAATCCATACGCCGACCTGGGTCGCGCCGGAGATGAACGAGCTCTATAAAAAGTATCTCTCCCCCGATTGGGTCCACCATCATGACGAGCCGACCCTCTGGCAGCGGGTGATGGATGTTCCGGACGACCTTCTCTGGGAGACGCGGCAACAGCTGAAGCGAAAGTTGCTCGGATTCATCCGGGAGCGGGCGCGGACCTCTTGGACGGAAGATCGCGCCGATCCGATTCAGCTTCTGGCGGCCGGCACCCTCCTTGATCCGGAGGCGCTGACGATCGGCTTTGCCAGACGCTTCACCGCGTATAAGCGGGCGACGCTCCTTTTTCAGAATCTGGAGCGGCTCAAGAAGATCTTGGGAAACCGATGGCGGCCGGTTCAAATCGTCTTTGCCGGCAAGGCCCATCCGGCCGATGAGGTCGGCAAGCGCTACATCCAGCAGATCTACACTCTCGCCAAAGATTCGGGGCTGGCCGGGCATATCGCTTTCGTCGAGAATTACGACATGCACGTCGCCCACTTTTTTATACAGGGGGTCGATATCTGGATGAATACTCCCCGGGCGCCCCTGGAGGCGAGCGGCACGAGCGGGATGAAGGCTTCCCTCAACGGCGTCCCCCAGCTGAGTATCTTCGATGGGTGGTGGCCGGAAGGGTACAACGGCTCGAATGGATGGACCTTTGGAGTGAAACCGGGACCCTCCCTTCAGAATCTTTCTCCCGAAATGCAAGATACGTCCGACGCGGAGGAGCTCTACTCGATCTTGGAGAACGAGGTGATCCCCCTCTACTACCGGCGGGACGCGGATGGTGTTCCGCGCGGTTGGATTCAGACGGTCAAAGAGGCGATTCGCACCGTGGCCCCTTTCTTCTGCGCCAGACGGATGGTCAAAGAGTACGCCGATAAACTTTATGCGCCGGCCGCGAGGCAATCGAAGGAGTAG